The following DNA comes from Solea solea chromosome 6, fSolSol10.1, whole genome shotgun sequence.
GGTTTAGGACACCGTTCTGTTTTGCACTGTTATGAGCAAcgttgtgtctctctcttccatGTTTCCCTGTAGGAAGCATACTCGGTGGCACGACAGTTCAACCAGATTCCTCCCATCTGTGAGCAGGCTGAGTACCACATGTTTCAAAGAGAGAAGGTGGAAGTGCAGCTACCTGAGCTCTTCCATAAAATAGGTGAGCGATCACAAGGCGTGTGATTGAGTATTATCAGATATCTCCAAACACGTCAAGATCCaacgatatgactaatgactaaaatacctccttgacttctatgctagcGCCCCCTACAGCTCCCCatccacatctgctgtgatATTCTATTAATTTCACTGTAGAAGAGATTAAATGATGTATATATCGGTTGTCGTCCCAAGCACTGATATATTAAAAGTCCAGTATCGTGCATCCATACATTAGtgatcatgtgtttgtgttctcagGTGTGGGGGCCATGACATGGTCACCACTGGCCTGTGGGATCATCTCAGGGAAATATGACGGCAGGGTGCCTCCCTACTCTCGGGCCTCTCTGAAGGTAGACAGACTTTCTTACTCTCTTTGtggttctctttttttcctctcactttAATGATCTGTGCTTCTGTCACCATTGTGATGTTTGCTGGTTGTTGTGTTCatcgtgtgtttgtgtctttcaggTTCTGTAGCACTGTGCACGCTCCCACGTATCTGTGTTGTTTCAGTGCCATGTTGAAACCCTGCACATGTTTACCTCTTCACTATCAGTGCTGTTAGACACTGTTTGCCCTTCTGGTGTCACCTTAACGCGCATGAGCACAAACAGTGCATGTGCACAACGGCGCACTCACACAGAACAGTGACAGTGCCCCGTGTTTGCACAATGAaggaattgtttttattttgactcTTCACAGCACAACACTGAAACGGAATAATTCGATGAATTTCCTTATTTATCGAAGCAAGTAATGGAAAAAGTCAGTGGAATATTTCCTTTTAAATTACAAACTGAACTCAGTAAATGGATGTGGTTTGATCAGCAATCACACGCCACACATTTGTGTCTAATTTtatccaaaacaaacaagactcTGTCATTCCTCGTTACGACTATGAGCATAAAAATAACCCACCCCTCGGTGACACAAGCTAAGCGTTGACTTAGTGCAGtagcatgttgtgtgtgtgtgtgtgtgtgtgtggactctgtgtctgtcagtgagACTTTTTCCTGGCTCATGAATTCAGCTCTACACTTTGGTGTCGTGTCATAGCTTTGATAATTATGTGTGGAATGAGCTGCATCTTGTTTAGTTCCATGTTGCCTGTAGATGTTTGTGGTATTTTGGCACTTTATAGTCGTATTGTGTTACAAATGGCATTATCGTACAGTATAAGTATCTTTTCTGATCCTTGATAATATTAAGTTTTAAAATGGTGGtgttaaaaataattgttttattcagATACTATATCATTTCAACAAAGAACAATTATGATTAACTTTTCTCTGATGTTTGTATCTTTGTAAGTATCATGAACTCcaacctcttcttttttttagtatttattgAGCACAGTGGGGGGTTTTTTTGTTCCCCCTCTCTGAGGTGTAGACAGCAGGAGACAGAGTCACGTGTTTAAAAACAGGCCCTGGTGACACAGGCGCTGCGGTGCAGCCGTGTGAGCAGGGCTGTGTTTTTGAGCAGGTGTGCTGTGTTTTCGACAGGGTTACCAGTGGTTGAAGGACAAGATCTTGAGCGAGGAGGGCCGGCGTCAGCAGGCGAAGTTGAAAGAGCTGCAGGCAATCGCAGAGCGGCTGGGCTGCACTCTGCCCCAACTCGCCATCGGTATGCTGATACACTCtgccgctctctctctttctgtctgtctgtccgtccctCTGCCTCGGACGGACCGAGGTCAGCGCCGctcgccgctgctgctgctgttgctgctgctgctgttgctgctgttgtgtggCTTTGACagttgctgtgttgtgttgtcctgtgagtgttgtttttttgtttagaaaTGAAATGGACAAAAGTGAGaaggaaacttaaaaaaaaaaggaacgaGCCAGAAAATAAAGGACAAGCAACGACTTAAACTCTTACAGGACAACCAGTAACATAAACAGGGTAAcactttacagtacagtaacaacatggtaaaAGTATGGTGATCATGAGAAGTAATACAAAAGTAATGGCATCTTATTTCTTATGCTCTTTATTTTTCAGCCTGGTAAAAACAATATCATTCACTCAACCTGCTCTTTTTATTATTGGTGTTTACGACAGAAATGAGATGCTATCACCATGATATTATTTTCCTATCACAAAATATTActgtaatataaagtgttaccagcGATAGAATGAACAGTGTGTCCTCTCACATCGCGCCTTGAATATATTATGACCTAATAAGGATCTTAAAATGTAATGCAATTGTTTAAAGCGTGAATGTTTGTTTATGCTGGTCTGGGGTTTTTCCCCTCGCCGTTAACGGGTATTTGACATTTCCCAGTTTCAACATAAAAACGAGCGTCCCAGACGTAAATCCACTGAGTGACAGATATTGATTCAGCGCTGAGGAATAAAGTGAGAACGTGCAAAGCCCCAAAGACGCGCACTCCCTGCGAGGGCTCTTAAAGCATCCGACGTGAGGGACGTGTAAATCTGGGACTCCGGTTCCCATCAACGCAGATCACAGCAGATTTTTCACTCTCGCTGTAATGCAATGTCATAGATTAGGTTTCACGGTCCATTAGTGGATGGCCTCCTCTCTCCCAATTACCATAAATCCTTCCAGGGCTCCTGAAGGCAACACCAGATTTATATCTGCAGTACCTTGTGGCGCTGGAGTAATGAACGAGGCTGTGTGCAGGTCAGACAATCGCATACATCTCCCCTGTCATACATTTGAAAAAGGAAAGGGaaattgtttgtctctgttggaTTTTGACATCATTAGTTGTACATCTTTTCCTGTGAAATTGAATTAAATGCCACAAAACATCAACAGCAAAAAAGATAATCCAGTAAATGTAGCCGCGAACCGTCCTCCCATCACATTTGGTGCAAATCCTCTCAGTACTTCAGTGCTAATCGTGCCgacacataaataaacaggtAAAAATATAGTCTCCTTGGCGGAAGGTGATGAAAACAATGTGACCTTTCTGCCTTTGGCTCGTCACGGTCGGCGAGTGAGTGCGGCTGGAACAGGCTCTGGAGTCAGACTGTGGTTGAACTCAAGAGAATAGAGTCAGTAGATGATGTGTGAGTATGTCTGTGGCCTCAGGGAAGAGTTTTCTAACATCAGTCTCGTGAAAGAGCttcaattgtttttgttttattattattctgatgTTTTTTGGTGGAAGATTTGTGCAGAGCCATAATCtcacttatttttttacatcattaatcTCGGTCCCCGTATGCTGTAATCTGTCGTCATGTGTATCATCCTCCCTAGCAGAAGCAGACGGTTGTGTTGCGTAATACATCTTAAAATTCTAACTATAATGATACGACAACAACACCACACAAAGTTTGTGTGAGAGGGTTTGTGTATgcgtatctttgtgaggaccaaaataACTGGTCAATGacagggagtgaggacattttatctCCTCTTAAAAgtgctttttgagggttaagattTTGTTTTAGgattaaggttaggcatttaaCTGATGGTTAAAGCTAGGGAATGCTTTTAATTGTCCTCACTTTGAATGCTGCTTAAACGTGTGTGTTTCTTTACGATCCCcccaaataaatcacatttctatGTTAATGGCAGGGAGCCACACTGGCAACTAACAAGTAGACGAATTATCACATTTTATGGTCCAAGATCCAACAcataaaaattataattttaagaAATTATGGTGAGCTGTAAGTAATTAAAATTAGGACCGACAATTTATGtcttaaaatgtgataaaacatAACTAttgaataataatgtataaatagTAAAGCCGTAAAACATTGTTTAACTTAAGCTTCTGTTACATTGTAACCAAATAAATATTGGTTGATAGACTAATCAACTACTTGGAGAAAATACTCTTCAGATTAATCAAAATGAATTAGTTGTGTCTttgttaaccctttaatacctacgcctcaaaatgtccatctggactttttttttgttgcttattttaaccataaaagggacagaaaatgtcttgtgagttaagtgcttttgcccatttttttcaGAATGACTTTTTACAATtgaatacaatttactgcatgctaaaatagtgtattttctcttctctgtggagacaaagacgctgattcgacGGCTTCCTGCAACCtgtgcaagtgaaattaccgcatTAACCACGTACTGACTTTTCAGAAACCGTTATCTGGTAATGCAAACGTGACGTCTTCTATACGCTCGGCATTAAAGGGTTGAATCAGCGTCTCTAAAAGTACATTTTGCTGATAATACCTTTGCTAAAGTTTCACTCCTTTCACACCTGGAGAGTTTCAGTGTTGAGGATTTTCTAGTTTCAAAGGCAAACGCCGCTCATTGTGAACCAAAGTGTTGTGTGCTTGCGGTCGTGTGCAGATGTAGTGCTGTGTGTTTGAATTAGGACTGCTGTGTTATTAGTGTGTGATAGTGTGTCCATAGCCATGGTGGAGATGTCATTGCTGTTTACTGGTTCCCTGCAGCGTGGTGCCTACGGAACGAGGGGGTGAGCTCTGTCCTTTTAGGGGCGTCCAGCACTGACCAGCTGATGGAGAACATAGGAGCGATACAGGTGAGActactctctgtgtgtgtgtgtgtgtgtttccatcaatACGGCGTTATTTATACAACACATATCATCCAAAggaaccccccccccatcacacatcaaattaaaatataaaaaaatgcagcaAAGAAACAGGGAACGAGGAACTGAGGAAAAGCTACTCATAGATCTCAATAATCAGCGATTAGAGGCTAAAAATTCAAAtggatgaacaaaaaaaacagcaggaatcaaagaagagaaaataagtaaatacaaGTTTGAAAACTAAAATGAATGTTGAATATGTTTCAAATGATGAAGTATAAGGCAAGGTaagtttatttgtaaagcaacattcttacacaaggcaattcagagtgctttacagaagcaagtaaatacattggaaattaaaacaaaatcaatttaaaaaaaaaaaaatcaattacagaaataaaaacaatttaaaacattaaacatttttaaatcaagcaGACAAAGAATTTTTCATCTGTTCTGCGTTTGCCCGTGATAAAGGTTCAGATAAATGGACAAGGCACAGGATTAAGAGACATTCAGTCACTTAGTTTGAGAAAATGTTACCTGACCCGTTTCATCAGCTCTTATGTGATTTTACAGTCCGTagcagcctcctcctcttcctcttcctctcggTACAGCTGAGCCTCTTGGGCAGTTTTTACCGCTGCACACTTGGGTGCTTTACTGTACCGAGTTAATAAGGTCAGCCGAGTATCAGTTGCCAGGGGGATTGGAAGCAACTGACgggctcttcttcctcctcctgataAGATGCACTCCTTTTAATGGGGTTTTCAGACcggtggtggggggggaggggggatacctcttctcctcttctcctcacaTTATGTCTGGCCTGCAGTAAAGATCATCACTGCACTTCTTTtctgctactgtgtgtgtgtgtgtgtgtgtgtgtgtttagcccATTTGATGTTTGGGCTTTGAAATGCTACGCTCACATTTCCCCAGGGCTTTGTTCTTCTCATTTTACTGGGAATTTTATGTCTCAGACCCCGAAATAGACTCGGTCcacattagtattattatttaattttttttctatgtgtgttcatgtgttcttgCTGTGGATAAAATTAGAGactaaattacttttttttaacttttccaACACTGTAATAATTTGCattcaattaaataataattaaattaataataaataataattaaaggtTAAAAGTTTAATAGAACATATTTATGGGAAGAATCCTGTGTCAATAGGACCTGAAATGAAGCACTCAATTCAAATTTGGCTCCTTTTATTCTCACCATTCGGGTTTCAGCTGAGGGTGCCTTCATACCAAGGTTGTTGCTCCGAAACTGCACATCGTTTTCTCTCCTAGATGGGTTCTAATGCACCGGCACATTTACCCACGAGCCGGTCCGACTAAAAGCGCTGTTGcaacagagaaagacaaaacCTATGGAAACGCAGACTGTATGAACGTGTTTTATCTCGACTCTGAGCATAAACAGTTGATTTGCTGGAGCCAGGAGAAGTCAGCGACAgtgatgaaaagaaacaaagataaATTGCAGACCAGGGTGACTATTCACTGGAGGTAAAGAATGTTAGCGGCAGCTTAACATTTAATTCAAGTCAGCCTTCAGTACTACTTAGTGCTGATTTTCCATTGTCCATTTCCATCCGTCTTGCCTGATTTCACAGCACATGCAGACATGTAATCACATGTACCTTAGCTAATAATTTGCTATACTCAATCATTTTTTTACTAGATATATAAAGCTTAAAGAGAGGGAGCCAAATACAAGAGGCTGAGCCCCCTAATAACCCCCCTCTGGTTccggctctgtgttttcaacgTCCacgtttaatttgtttatttattttcctggcCAGGTAACTTGAGAAGTGTGGTACTAATCAGTTATTATAATCAGTTAGCATTATTTTGTGGGCCAAATACAATTGCATGGTGGACCGGATGTGGCCCGCacgccttgagtttgacacctgtgacCTAGAGGCTGAGATGTAACACTGTAGAGGATTTTGTCTTAAAGACGGTTAAACGTGAACCAACAGTGACCTTTCTTTGTCGCCGTCTTCCATCACAGGTTCTTCCAAAGCTGTCGTCCTCCATCACACACGAGGTGGACAGCATCCTGGGGAACAAGCCGTACAGTAAAAAGGACTACCGCTCCTAACACGTGGCGCGGCGCGGCCTCGCCCGGCAGGGCTGCTACCCGAGCTGCAGCCGCAGCGCACCCCACCTTTGCCTGATCCTCTGTTTGCTTGAGCTTTTACTAAGCGAGACCCTGGCGCATGAGTCTGGCCACACCAAGGCCACGCAGGGCAACTCGCTTAGAGTTACAGGGATAAagttaagaaaaagaaaaaatgcagtCACCTCCACAAGGAAATGAAGGGATtgacaaagaaagacaaaagtGGAAGAGGGATTTGCGCTCATACTTAAATCAGTTACACATTCAACTCAGCTGAACGTATTTTAAAACCATAGAGaaaaatacctttttaaaaaagtcaaaaaaataataataagcacaCGCTTGCTTGGCAGCcagaattctgtttttatttgtttgttttttgcttttttttgtttttctccttccaaaaatgaatgcaactaAAAGGAAGACGATGTTCACACTGTATGAATATACAAGAACTACTCTGTTGCACATGTTGTACCATTCGTTCCTTGGACGTTGTGATTACAGCCGTGTCTCTCAAGGTTTCTctcaaaggaaaaagaaaaaaaactgtgttgttGACATTATCAGTGTAAGAGCCTTGAATGTGGGCTTTAACAATCAGCACTTTAGTATTGTCAGTATAGGTGCTGGGGGGTTGttgaaaggagaggagagaggtggGTATTACCGTAGTTTCTTCTCACAGCCATTGCACTTTTAGAATTGCATCTCCTCGCGACCGCTCCCCTCTCCTCACCCTCGCCTCACCCTCGCCTCACCCTCGCCTCGTGTCTTCACTGGCAGCGCGTTTGTCCAGCCTGAAGCTCTGACACTCCTGTTGtcgaaagaaaagaaataagtcCTGCTTTGGACAGGGCTGAGAGGACGAGGGGGTTGAAACGACTGCgctctggctcctcctcctcctcgtcctgaCCGGTGAACTGTCCACGACAACGAGTCAGAAGTGCAGGCTGCTATGTCGGGGGGGGCAAATGCCACTGAAGAGATAAGCGATTTATCCCCCCCCCTTTACAGAGGGAGCTGCAGCCATCATAAAtaaaatgccccccccccagtgTGCATCACTGTGTTCTCCCAAGCCTCCATTCTGTTGCTCAGGCTGAGGAGTTACTGTGCAGGAAGTGATCATCATATCCGAGCTGGCTCCACCTCTCTCCTTGATCAAGTTTTTGTTTGAGTTAATTTTTTGCCTTATTTACAGTTGCGTCAGACTGTGCTGCGGCTCGACCGCTGTCCCTTTGGCCGACCGGTCTCACGGAGGCGGGCGTGTTGCGGGCGAGGACGAGGTGGCGTTTCCGGTGAATCAGAGCGCGGCAGCAGCTCAGGGAAAGGAGCAGGTGGTTTTTCAGTGGAGGTTATAGTAacttgtctgtctttctttcacgCGTGGACACTGGGGGAGAGGACCAGTGACATATTTTAGTGTGGCTTCAGCCAAAgatcttctttgtttttctctctctctctctttgatgaCACACTTTAACTTCCTGCAAGGTTATAGAAACTCATCTTCTTGACGCATGTGCTGTCCAAGTTTGTCATCCATCTATGGTCTGGACTTTACTCCATGTATATCTTTACTTGCCCATGCTGTTTAAACTAGTTAACAAAATGTCCTTCTTATACAGAATGCATAGTACACACAGCTGAATGCTTTTAGGAAACTTAAGGTTTGTTTATAAGCGACACACAAGCTGGAGGCGTGTGTTCAAGCAGAATTTGATGCCGCCCTATTATCACTCGTTCTCCTGTGGGTGCTCTCTTACTGTGATTAAAGCACAAGTGGATAGCATGTGAGACAACCTCGAAGCATGGACTCTCTTCACCTTTGGTGTACAATACCTGCAGGACAAGCGAGGTGATactgctccccccccccacttacttacttacttactaactAACGCGTGTAGATAACAAATCTTTACTAACAGCTGAAAatattgagggaaaaaaaaaaaatacacttaagTACAGTTAAGGAAATTATATAAATGAGATGCGGGTGCTTCTTAGCGAGCGTAGAGGAAATAATCAAAGTGAGCGTCATTTGTGTGGATGagattgtgtgagtgtgtgtgtgtgtgttggggagggGGAACAATTAAACTAGTCCCTTGCTGTTTTAGCCTGTTGTATTTAGTTGATCCCTGTATCTGTGTCTTGTGCGTCTGAGTGGATTAAAGTGGTGCAAGCCGATATAATGTTTTCtcggaggaagaagaagaagaagaaaaaaaaaggatacgCAAAAGAGCAtttagtttgttagtttgtGGAGTTCCTGTGTCTTAATATTTCCATCTGCAGGGAAAAGTAGAGGAAGTTTGAGATTTCAAGGCCACGTTTGACTCTTTTTTGGGTCGGGGTTTTCCTGGAGTTAGAGAGGACTGAAACGTCTGTCCGTCAGAGATGTGAAGCTACAGCCAACAAAATGATCTTTGTAAAATCTCCTTTGTTCTCCACTCACAGGTAGAATTTCCACTTTGTTACGAGCAGCTACAGTGCAGTGAAAAATCATCAATCATCTGTCACGATTTATGAGATGAAAGGCGTTATTAAAACAGTATTGAATATTTAGTGACATAAATGCATGTACAGTACAAACACGTTTCATcatagaggtttttttttaatgctaaatcaATAGTTGATTATAACCAGAGAGCTGTTTTTCATTgggttattaaaaaaatgtaatggagAAAACGATTCTTGAAAGGATattaaatgtttctgtgtttgcgATGAGACACTGAACACTTGTAAACATTAAATTACAGCAGGAAATTATTTGtggtatataaaaaaaaatcacattattcatTAACAAAGGTTAGAATGAATATTTCATAGTGTGGTTTTATCATTTTCTGTTGTGTCCGTTGACTGTTGGCTGTAGTTTATACAGAAAACACTTCTAACTCTGGGCAAAGTAAACATGAATATGCAGATTTTACCCCCAAAAAATATATCCCAGCTTCTCCTTTAAATAATATCGCTgtgcattgtttttgttaaacCACAAGTGTTATTCCACACTGTGCTTACCtgtcctgcaaaaaaaaaaccttttgtgctgtttttaaaggttaaCGCACACATTAGAAATGactctccatgtttttttttttagtttgttagttAGGGACAAAGTCATGCTTTAAAGTGGTCCTCGTTTCATCATACGTGCTCTTATCGTTGAAGAAATGAAACCAGGCCCACGCGGTGGACAGAGCTTATTTTACAGAAGGTTCTGGGTTATACAGagaatatattttttatgtttttgcctTTAATGCAGTAGAGGTCAATAAAAAtagaagtttttatttttcttcatcacGCTGCATTTTTCCTATCTGTATCGTATTGACTTTAAAGACAAGACGAAAAGAAGCAATtcctttgtgttgtgtgtgtgtgtgtgtgcattatgaggggaaaaacatCGTGAGCGCCTGGTTATCTCCTGTACATAGTTTGacctttttatgtatatatatgtatatatatatatatgtatgtatatatataaatatatatatatatatacatacgtatatatatatatctggtTGTGATCACCTttgccttttctctctctcttttgtttgtttttttaatttgatttcctTTGGCAGGCGTTGCTATCTGCACTGTGCTTGTATCTGAAAGTTAGACAGGATGTACAGCTTCGATCttcaaagaaaaaatgaaataatgataaaataagaaTGATAAGCCAACGTTTGTGCGTCTCTTTATTGGCATTTATGTGTTAAAAACGTACTCATTTTTGGGATGTTGTAGTCTAGATTTGGCAGAGCTGTAACGAGTATATTCaactgttaaatataaatatgaagcaACTTATACACAAAATCATACCAAAATATTTAGATACAATGAATGCTAGCTGTATGAACCAAAAGAAAAGTGCTTTACTGTGATATTAACACCTGACGTTAAAGCACCATAAGACTGAGGGATAGTACTTCATTTTGTAAAGACGGAAACAAAAACTACTTCATTGCAATGACAAGTTCTATAACATGGATTCCTCAGTGTCAAATCCAGCAATATCATTCACTTTCTTACAAAATTAGaggttattttatatatgtacagtaacGGTACccataaaaaaaaggtatttcaGGAACAAAAATACCAAAAGAGCAGTAAAAACAAATCCTGATGCTGCACTCTGATGATGTGACTCTCATCCTGAAGACAAAAGCTGCtttaatgtggttttttttttgtggtttttttctgCCAACACTGAGAAAAAGCAGTGACAGCACAGGTCCACGTTACAAGGACACTTTGGtacacaagaaaaagaaaatgtccagctcaggtccaaaaaaacatggaacTGCAGTTCTCATCAGAGAGTCTATTTCCATGAAACTTCTCCAAATACATCTTGAGCTTTCACTCACTCGAGTCTTTGAGCTGgacggaggaagaggaggaggaggaggaggaggaggacggagcTGCTATAACGAGTTGTTGTGCCGAgagtctcctctgctgctcccaGAGGTGAGACGTGGAGGTCcacctgaagacacacacacacaaagagctgaGTCCACCTctctccagacacacacacacacacagtcatgttcgatcaggaaggaaaaaaaaaaaaaagacgccaCCAAAGAGAAAGTGCAGCGACGGCAGTTCTGCCTCCAAACGCAGACAGACAGTAACTGGACGCCGTCAGCACTTCAGCCTcttattcacttttatttcacaGAGTCAGCGACTTGTGTGCTGACTCCAGAGTCAGCAGAGCGTGTCACCTGACATCCGTGAGGATAGTATGATGAAGTGAGGAGACTCTTCAGAAAGCAGGgacgtgtttttgtgtttgtgtccagcgTTAGTCATTACTGTACCTTCCTGACAAGAGAGGCCGATCCAGCTGTGCATGCAGCTGCAGCGGCCGCTGCGTCGGTCGCACTGTGCTCCGTTCTGACACTCGCACGTCTCGGCGCAGTCTGGCCCGAAACGATTCCTTCCACAGTctgacaacaaaacacaaaagagcaGAAGTGGATGAGTCTTTCTACAGTTGCCAgtttattaggcacacctgcCTTATATAGtataacatgtgtttttatccTGTCCTTATTGACATAAATGAGATGAATtataacaca
Coding sequences within:
- the kcnab2a gene encoding voltage-gated potassium channel subunit beta-2 isoform X5 — translated: MAEQLMTLAYENGINLFDTAEVYAAGKAEVVLGNIIKKKGWRRSSLVITTKIFWGGKAETERGLSRKHIIEGLKASLERLQLDYVDVVFANRPDPNTPMEETVRAMTHVINQGMAMYWGTSRWSPMEIMEAYSVARQFNQIPPICEQAEYHMFQREKVEVQLPELFHKIGVGAMTWSPLACGIISGKYDGRVPPYSRASLKGYQWLKDKILSEEGRRQQAKLKELQAIAERLGCTLPQLAIAWCLRNEGVSSVLLGASSTDQLMENIGAIQVLPKLSSSITHEVDSILGNKPYSKKDYRS